The following proteins come from a genomic window of Nostoc sp. TCL26-01:
- a CDS encoding sedoheptulose 7-phosphate cyclase, whose amino-acid sequence MSIVQTKFEAQATSFHVEGYEKIAYDLVYVDGVFEITNPELADTYSNFGRCLAIVDANVSQLYSQQIQKYFQYYNIDLTLFPITITEPNKTIQTFEKVVDVFADFRLVRKEPVLVIGGGLITDVVGFACSAYRRSSNYIRIPTTLIGLIDASVAIKVAVNHKKLKNRLGAYHASQKVFLDFSLLRTLPIDQVRNGMAELVKIAVVAHQEVFELLEKYGEELLYTHFGNVDATPEIKEIAHRLTYKAIHKMLELEVPNLHELDLDRVIAYGHTWSPTLELAPHIPMFHGHAVNIDMALSATIAARRNYITTQERDRILGLMSRIGLSLDHPLLDAELLWRATESITLTRDGLQRAAMPRPIGSCFFANDLTKEELTAALAEHKELCTRYPRGGEGVDVYPNYQKELIGSSKS is encoded by the coding sequence ATGAGTATCGTCCAAACAAAGTTTGAAGCACAAGCAACATCTTTTCATGTAGAGGGATACGAAAAAATTGCATACGATTTAGTTTATGTAGATGGAGTTTTTGAGATTACAAATCCAGAGTTAGCAGATACATACAGTAACTTTGGTAGATGCTTGGCAATTGTAGATGCTAATGTCAGTCAGCTATATAGTCAGCAAATTCAGAAATACTTCCAGTATTACAATATTGACTTGACACTGTTTCCCATTACTATTACCGAACCAAATAAGACTATCCAAACATTTGAGAAAGTTGTAGATGTCTTTGCAGATTTCCGATTAGTCCGCAAAGAACCAGTCTTAGTCATAGGTGGTGGTTTAATTACAGATGTTGTAGGTTTTGCTTGCTCTGCATATCGTCGTAGCAGCAATTATATCCGTATTCCTACCACCCTGATAGGATTAATCGATGCTAGTGTGGCGATTAAAGTAGCCGTGAATCACAAGAAGCTGAAAAATCGTTTAGGTGCTTATCATGCTTCACAAAAAGTGTTCTTAGATTTTTCCTTACTGCGTACTTTACCAATAGACCAAGTGCGTAACGGTATGGCGGAGTTAGTCAAAATCGCCGTAGTCGCACACCAAGAAGTGTTTGAGTTATTGGAAAAGTACGGTGAAGAATTGCTGTACACTCACTTTGGTAATGTAGATGCCACACCAGAGATCAAAGAAATAGCTCATCGTCTGACATACAAAGCTATCCACAAGATGTTGGAGTTGGAAGTACCCAACTTACACGAGTTAGACCTAGATAGGGTGATTGCTTATGGTCACACTTGGAGTCCGACTTTAGAACTTGCACCTCATATTCCCATGTTCCACGGTCACGCAGTCAATATTGATATGGCATTGTCAGCAACGATCGCAGCTCGCAGAAACTACATTACCACACAAGAGCGCGATCGCATCTTAGGCTTAATGAGTCGGATTGGTTTATCACTGGATCATCCTTTGTTGGATGCAGAACTGCTATGGCGTGCTACTGAGTCTATCACCTTAACCCGTGATGGTTTACAAAGAGCTGCCATGCCCAGACCTATTGGTAGTTGCTTCTTTGCCAATGACTTAACAAAAGAAGAATTAACCGCAGCTTTAGCAGAACATAAAGAACTCTGCACTCGTTATCC